The Microbacter sp. GSS18 genome has a segment encoding these proteins:
- a CDS encoding protein kinase yields MTTPVSLGHTTGEVLDGRYRLVDRIGEGGMARVYRAEDLHLERTVAVKIMRGPASELGSIERARSETTLLASLNHHALVTLYDAELSSDNVTYLVMEHVDGITLRDLIARGPVDPATTAKLAAELAEALHVAHSAGVVHRDIKPSNVLLSPSPVPGAPWRPKLADFGIAYLLDSPRVTTPGLMVGTIAYLAPEQADGAAPAPPADVYSLGIMLIEALSGARPFPHAEGIGALLARMSTPPPIPESLPEQWRQLLRGMTAQRPDDRPTALEVATTASQLAGRTDAAAAVSVPVIDVTTAAVAAPLLSETIAGSRNLPEPTRASRSPAPESPTERTAVLPPLPPAPPLATDVAPPEPGAPRAQAATGPRRVSLVAVVLVGALLAAAAVLFGVWSSASATGPERAVTRTQAPAPTTAPTTAPAEDTESTSADEPADTSAPADTTSGTGGSPAGGGSGGSNPNSGPGNNNGGGNGNGKGGGNGNGNG; encoded by the coding sequence ATGACGACACCCGTGAGTCTCGGCCACACCACCGGCGAGGTGCTCGACGGCCGCTACCGGCTGGTCGACCGCATCGGCGAGGGCGGCATGGCCCGCGTCTACCGCGCCGAGGACCTGCACCTCGAACGCACCGTCGCCGTCAAGATCATGCGCGGCCCGGCCTCGGAGCTCGGGTCCATCGAGCGGGCCCGGTCGGAGACGACGCTGCTGGCCTCACTGAACCACCACGCCCTGGTGACGCTCTACGACGCGGAGCTGTCGAGCGACAACGTCACCTACCTCGTGATGGAGCACGTCGACGGCATCACGCTGCGCGATCTCATCGCGCGCGGTCCCGTCGATCCCGCCACGACGGCGAAGCTCGCGGCGGAGCTGGCGGAGGCGCTGCACGTCGCGCACTCGGCCGGCGTCGTCCACCGCGACATCAAGCCCTCGAACGTGCTGCTGTCGCCGTCGCCGGTGCCCGGAGCGCCGTGGCGACCCAAGCTCGCGGACTTCGGCATCGCGTACCTGCTCGACTCGCCCCGCGTGACCACGCCCGGGCTCATGGTGGGGACCATCGCCTATCTCGCGCCCGAGCAGGCCGACGGCGCGGCGCCGGCACCGCCCGCAGATGTGTACTCGCTCGGGATCATGCTCATCGAGGCGCTGAGCGGCGCGCGGCCGTTCCCGCACGCCGAGGGCATCGGGGCTCTGCTCGCACGGATGTCGACACCGCCGCCGATCCCCGAATCGCTGCCCGAGCAGTGGCGCCAGCTGCTGCGCGGCATGACCGCACAGCGTCCCGACGATCGTCCGACCGCGCTCGAGGTCGCGACGACCGCGTCTCAGCTCGCCGGGAGGACGGATGCCGCCGCCGCGGTCTCCGTCCCGGTGATCGACGTGACGACGGCCGCCGTCGCCGCTCCGCTCCTGTCGGAGACGATCGCGGGCAGCCGGAACCTGCCGGAGCCGACGCGAGCCTCACGATCGCCGGCACCCGAGTCGCCCACCGAGCGCACCGCGGTCCTGCCGCCTCTCCCGCCTGCTCCTCCCCTGGCGACGGACGTCGCGCCGCCTGAGCCGGGAGCTCCGCGCGCACAGGCGGCCACAGGCCCGCGCCGCGTCTCTCTGGTCGCGGTCGTCCTCGTCGGCGCGCTGCTGGCCGCGGCCGCGGTCCTCTTCGGGGTCTGGAGCAGCGCGTCCGCCACGGGACCGGAGCGCGCGGTCACGCGAACCCAGGCGCCCGCACCGACGACCGCACCGACGACCGCACCGGCCGAGGACACCGAGTCGACCAGCGCCGACGAGCCGGCCGACACCAGCGCGCCCGCCGACACGACGAGCGGCACAGGCGGATCCCCCGCGGGCGGCGGCAGCGGGGGCTCGAACCCGAACAGCGGCCCCGGAAACAACAACGGCGGCGGCAACGGGAACGGAAAGGGCGGCGGCAACGGGAACGGAAACGGCTGA
- a CDS encoding anti-sigma factor, whose protein sequence is MSEQEPQPSDPRVDLEADPPDEQPADPESDPPSQAPAAEPAPTTSVIQAVSRRNWTRGLIAFAVALILLVGLGFGAARLNDYLMRSPAEVALADIEASADEQSMTAELVEGGTATVAWSESLGTAVFFSEDLPALDEGETFALWLTRGASDTVVAQFAVDGREVVVQLDQGVEAGDLIALTIESGSEAPDERSGDAVVTIPTS, encoded by the coding sequence GTGAGCGAACAGGAGCCGCAGCCGAGCGATCCGCGGGTCGACCTCGAGGCCGATCCGCCGGACGAGCAGCCGGCGGATCCCGAGAGCGATCCGCCGAGCCAGGCGCCCGCGGCGGAGCCCGCGCCGACGACATCCGTCATCCAGGCGGTGTCGCGACGCAACTGGACGCGCGGCCTGATCGCGTTCGCCGTCGCGCTCATCCTCCTCGTCGGACTCGGCTTCGGCGCCGCACGGCTCAACGACTACCTCATGCGGTCGCCCGCCGAAGTGGCCCTCGCCGACATCGAGGCCTCGGCCGACGAGCAGTCGATGACGGCCGAGCTCGTCGAGGGCGGCACGGCGACGGTCGCGTGGTCGGAATCCCTCGGGACGGCGGTGTTCTTCTCGGAGGATCTGCCGGCACTCGACGAGGGCGAGACCTTCGCTCTGTGGCTCACGCGCGGCGCTTCCGACACCGTCGTCGCGCAGTTCGCGGTCGACGGCCGTGAGGTCGTGGTGCAGCTCGATCAGGGTGTCGAAGCCGGCGATCTCATCGCGCTCACGATCGAATCCGGTTCCGAGGCCCCGGACGAGCGCAGCGGAGACGCCGTCGTCACCATCCCCACCTCCTGA
- a CDS encoding aminotransferase class IV yields MTWRHALVIEPVAENDPRIHFGSTFTPIDPAAPALSVGELSTQRGDGIFESIGMVDGHPQEVEAHLDRLAHSAVLCDLPVPHREQWRQAVVAAAAEAPAGESVMKLILSRGVEHGPAPTAWITVAEAADFSVPRTRGIRVVTLDRGFDSEAPARAPWLLLGAKTLSYAVNMAAIREARRRGADDAVFVSSDGYLLEGPTSSLILRIDGRFLTPAPGAGILHGTTQMSLFDELSRQGHATGYETLPVSALGEADAAWLVSSVRLAAPVTAIDGAPMAVDADLTAAMNAYLLSPRD; encoded by the coding sequence ATGACCTGGCGGCATGCGCTCGTGATCGAGCCGGTCGCGGAGAACGATCCGCGCATCCATTTCGGCTCCACCTTCACCCCGATCGACCCCGCGGCCCCGGCGCTCAGCGTCGGAGAGCTCAGCACCCAGCGCGGTGACGGGATCTTCGAGTCGATCGGCATGGTCGACGGCCATCCGCAGGAGGTCGAAGCCCACCTCGACCGGCTCGCGCACTCCGCGGTCCTGTGCGACCTTCCCGTGCCGCATCGAGAGCAGTGGCGGCAGGCCGTCGTCGCGGCGGCGGCGGAGGCCCCGGCAGGGGAGTCGGTCATGAAGCTCATCCTCAGCCGGGGTGTCGAGCACGGCCCCGCGCCGACGGCGTGGATCACGGTGGCCGAGGCCGCCGACTTCTCGGTTCCGCGCACCCGCGGCATCCGCGTCGTGACCCTGGACCGCGGGTTCGACAGCGAGGCCCCGGCCCGTGCGCCGTGGCTGCTGCTCGGCGCCAAGACGCTGTCGTACGCCGTCAACATGGCTGCGATCCGCGAGGCGCGCCGCCGCGGCGCCGACGACGCCGTGTTCGTCTCGAGCGACGGGTACCTGCTCGAGGGACCGACGTCGTCGCTCATCCTGCGGATCGACGGACGATTCCTCACGCCGGCGCCGGGGGCGGGCATCCTGCACGGGACGACCCAGATGAGCCTCTTCGACGAACTCTCGCGCCAGGGGCACGCGACGGGGTACGAGACCCTGCCGGTCAGCGCCCTCGGCGAGGCGGATGCCGCCTGGCTCGTGTCGAGCGTGCGCCTCGCCGCGCCCGTCACCGCGATCGACGGCGCTCCGATGGCCGTGGACGCGGACCTCACCGCCGCGATGAACGCGTACCTGCTGAGCCCGCGGGACTGA
- the pstB gene encoding phosphate ABC transporter ATP-binding protein PstB, whose translation MSKSIEVNDLNVFYGDFLAVEGVSMSIEPRSVTAFIGPSGCGKSTFLRTLNRMHEVIPGARVEGEVLLDGEDLYGSNVDPVLVRRQIGMVFQRPNPFPTMSIKENVLAGVKLNNKRMAKSDADDLVEKSLQGANLWNEVKDRLDKPGSGLSGGQQQRLCIARAIAVSPQVILMDEPCSALDPISTYAIEELIGELKNDYTVVIVTHNMQQASRVSDKTAFFNIAGTGKPGKLIEYDATKTIFTTPSVQATEDYVSGRFG comes from the coding sequence GTGTCCAAGAGCATCGAAGTCAACGACCTCAACGTCTTCTACGGCGACTTCCTCGCCGTGGAGGGCGTCTCGATGAGCATCGAGCCGCGCAGCGTCACGGCGTTCATCGGCCCGTCCGGCTGCGGCAAGTCCACGTTCCTGCGCACCCTGAACCGCATGCACGAGGTCATCCCGGGCGCCCGCGTCGAGGGTGAAGTGCTGCTGGACGGTGAGGACCTGTACGGCTCGAACGTCGACCCCGTGCTGGTTCGCCGCCAGATCGGCATGGTCTTCCAGCGCCCGAACCCGTTCCCGACGATGTCCATCAAGGAGAACGTGCTGGCGGGCGTCAAGCTCAACAACAAGCGCATGGCCAAGTCCGACGCCGACGACCTGGTCGAGAAGAGCCTGCAGGGCGCGAACCTGTGGAACGAGGTCAAGGACCGCCTCGACAAGCCCGGCTCGGGGCTGTCGGGCGGCCAGCAGCAGCGTCTGTGCATCGCGCGAGCCATCGCGGTCTCGCCCCAGGTCATCCTGATGGACGAGCCCTGCTCGGCGCTCGACCCGATCTCGACCTACGCGATCGAGGAGCTCATCGGCGAGCTGAAGAACGACTACACCGTCGTCATCGTCACGCACAACATGCAGCAGGCCTCGCGCGTGAGCGACAAGACGGCGTTCTTCAACATCGCCGGCACCGGCAAGCCCGGCAAGCTCATCGAGTACGACGCGACGAAGACGATCTTCACCACCCCGTCCGTCCAGGCCACCGAGGACTACGTCTCCGGCCGCTTCGGCTGA
- the pstA gene encoding phosphate ABC transporter permease PstA codes for MTSTTVAPPSQALSLTAGRLPKWAPWGLLALSLAIMATVFGILNVGNPMADFNIAGTVFLAAIFYMIAIYVVSSIVEGRRKGVDRFLTALVTSAFAIALLPLISVVWTVIANGVARFDAEYFTYTMRNIVGEGGGAYHAIVGTLLITLAATVISVPIGLMTSIYLVEYGAGKKLAKAITFFVDVMTGIPSIVAGLFAYAAFVIFFGPGISMGIMGAVALSVLMIPVVVRSSEEMLRLVPNELREASYALGVPKWLTIVKVVLPTSIAGITTGVMLAIARVIGETAPLLLTAGYTQSLNWNLFDGNMMTLPVFVYNQYMNQGTNPDSAIARAWTGALVLIIIVMLLNLVARMVAKYFAPKTGRR; via the coding sequence ATGACCTCCACCACTGTCGCGCCGCCCAGTCAGGCGCTCTCGCTCACCGCCGGCCGGCTGCCGAAGTGGGCTCCGTGGGGCCTGCTCGCGCTGTCGCTGGCCATCATGGCGACCGTCTTCGGCATCCTGAACGTCGGGAACCCGATGGCGGACTTCAACATCGCCGGCACGGTCTTCCTCGCGGCGATCTTCTACATGATCGCCATCTACGTCGTCTCCTCGATCGTCGAGGGTCGCCGCAAGGGCGTCGACCGGTTCCTGACGGCCCTGGTGACGTCGGCCTTCGCGATCGCGCTGCTCCCGCTCATCTCCGTCGTCTGGACGGTGATCGCCAACGGCGTCGCGCGCTTCGACGCGGAGTACTTCACGTACACGATGCGCAACATCGTCGGCGAGGGCGGCGGCGCGTACCACGCGATCGTCGGCACGCTGCTGATCACGCTGGCGGCGACCGTCATCTCGGTCCCGATCGGCCTCATGACCTCGATCTACCTCGTCGAGTACGGCGCGGGCAAGAAGCTGGCCAAGGCCATCACGTTCTTCGTCGACGTCATGACCGGCATCCCGTCGATCGTGGCGGGTCTGTTCGCCTACGCCGCGTTCGTGATCTTCTTCGGCCCGGGCATCTCGATGGGCATCATGGGCGCCGTCGCGCTCAGCGTGCTGATGATCCCGGTGGTCGTGCGCTCCTCCGAGGAGATGCTGCGTCTGGTGCCGAACGAGCTGCGCGAGGCGTCCTACGCCCTCGGCGTGCCGAAGTGGCTGACGATCGTCAAGGTCGTGCTGCCGACCTCGATCGCCGGCATCACGACCGGCGTCATGCTCGCCATCGCCCGCGTCATCGGCGAGACCGCGCCGCTGCTGCTGACCGCCGGCTACACGCAGAGCCTGAACTGGAACCTGTTCGACGGCAACATGATGACGCTGCCGGTGTTCGTCTACAACCAGTACATGAACCAGGGCACCAACCCCGATTCCGCCATCGCTCGCGCATGGACGGGTGCCCTGGTCCTCATCATCATCGTCATGCTGCTGAACCTGGTCGCCCGCATGGTCGCGAAGTACTTCGCGCCCAAGACCGGCCGCCGCTGA
- the pstC gene encoding phosphate ABC transporter permease subunit PstC — protein MATTSTDSPTRGSAPEQPPTPSRRTTRKRPGDVAFSSTALAAGITILVVLAAVLVFLVAESIPAFTGDPAENPILHGESFLAYVWPLIFGTIWSSILALIMATPLAIGIALFISHYAPRRAASVLGYIIDLLAAVPSVVFGLWGGIVLSGMVQPLYVWLNENLGWIPLFSGQVSATGRTILTAAIVLAVMILPIMTAISREVFLQTPTLHEEAALALGATRWEMIKMAVFPFARGGMVSAAMLGLGRALGETMAVTMVLSVSGAVTFELLTSTNPTPIPANIALRFPEAYGDGVSVLIGTGLVLFVLTFAVNALARWIVSRRAEFSGAN, from the coding sequence ATGGCGACGACCAGCACGGACTCCCCCACCCGAGGATCCGCACCCGAACAGCCGCCGACTCCCTCGCGACGCACCACCCGCAAGCGTCCGGGCGACGTCGCGTTCTCGAGCACCGCCCTGGCTGCCGGCATCACAATCCTGGTCGTCCTCGCCGCGGTGCTCGTCTTCCTCGTCGCCGAGAGCATCCCCGCCTTCACCGGCGATCCCGCCGAGAACCCGATCCTCCACGGCGAGTCCTTCCTCGCCTACGTGTGGCCGCTCATCTTCGGCACGATCTGGTCGTCGATCCTCGCGCTGATCATGGCGACGCCCCTCGCCATCGGCATCGCCCTGTTCATCTCGCACTACGCGCCGCGCCGCGCGGCATCCGTCCTCGGCTACATCATCGACCTGCTCGCCGCCGTCCCCTCGGTCGTGTTCGGACTCTGGGGCGGCATCGTGCTGTCGGGCATGGTTCAGCCGCTCTACGTGTGGCTCAACGAGAACCTGGGCTGGATTCCGCTGTTCAGCGGGCAGGTCTCGGCGACCGGCCGCACGATCCTCACCGCGGCGATCGTGCTCGCGGTCATGATCCTGCCGATCATGACCGCTATCAGCCGCGAGGTGTTCCTGCAGACGCCGACGCTCCACGAGGAGGCGGCCCTCGCCCTCGGCGCGACGCGGTGGGAGATGATCAAGATGGCCGTCTTCCCGTTCGCGCGCGGCGGCATGGTCTCGGCCGCGATGCTCGGCCTCGGACGCGCGCTCGGCGAGACGATGGCTGTGACGATGGTGCTGTCGGTCTCGGGCGCCGTGACGTTCGAGCTGCTGACCTCCACCAACCCGACGCCGATCCCGGCGAACATCGCGCTGCGCTTCCCCGAGGCCTACGGCGACGGCGTGAGCGTGCTCATCGGCACCGGCCTGGTGCTGTTCGTCCTGACGTTCGCCGTGAACGCCCTCGCCCGCTGGATCGTCTCGCGGCGTGCCGAGTTCTCTGGAGCCAACTGA
- a CDS encoding phosphate ABC transporter substrate-binding protein PstS yields the protein MKISRIAQVGALAAVAALTLAGCTAANESTDGGTTDGGSTLSGVLDATGASSQTAGQEAWVAGFQSANPDVTVNYEPTGSGTGRENFIAGASNFIGSDRAFNEEELAGSFGACAADGEAGIVQLPLYISPIAVAFNLEGIDSLNMTADTIAGIFAEEITNWNDEAIAADNPDVELPDLPISPVHRADDSGTTDTFTLYLSEAAPDVWTYEADGVWPLESGESAQGTSGVVDATRNGDGTIVYADASQVGDLGTVSVGVGGEFVPYSAEAAAMIIDSSPFLYDPAEGDLSLEVDYTTAEAGVYPIALVSYLIACKEYEDANIAELVSAYFTYMASAEGQQAAAENAGSAPISDSLREQVDAAIALIG from the coding sequence GTGAAGATTTCCCGCATCGCCCAGGTGGGCGCTCTCGCCGCTGTCGCGGCCCTCACGCTCGCCGGCTGCACCGCGGCCAACGAGTCGACCGATGGCGGCACCACCGACGGCGGTTCGACGCTGTCCGGCGTGCTCGACGCCACCGGCGCTTCGTCGCAGACCGCGGGCCAGGAGGCCTGGGTCGCCGGCTTCCAGAGCGCCAACCCCGACGTCACCGTCAACTACGAGCCCACCGGCTCCGGCACCGGCCGCGAGAACTTCATCGCGGGCGCCAGCAACTTCATCGGCTCGGACCGCGCGTTCAACGAGGAGGAGCTCGCAGGCTCCTTCGGCGCGTGCGCCGCGGACGGCGAGGCCGGCATCGTCCAGCTTCCGCTGTACATCTCGCCGATCGCCGTCGCCTTCAACCTCGAGGGCATCGACTCGCTGAACATGACCGCCGACACCATCGCGGGCATCTTCGCCGAGGAGATCACCAACTGGAACGATGAGGCCATCGCCGCCGACAACCCCGACGTCGAGCTGCCCGACCTCCCGATCTCGCCGGTGCACCGCGCCGACGACTCGGGCACGACCGACACCTTCACGCTGTACCTCTCCGAGGCAGCGCCCGACGTCTGGACCTACGAGGCCGACGGCGTGTGGCCGCTCGAGAGCGGCGAGTCGGCGCAGGGCACCTCGGGTGTCGTCGACGCGACCCGCAACGGCGACGGCACGATCGTCTACGCCGACGCGTCGCAGGTCGGCGACCTCGGCACCGTCTCGGTGGGCGTGGGCGGCGAGTTCGTCCCCTACTCGGCCGAGGCCGCCGCGATGATCATCGACTCGTCGCCGTTCCTCTACGACCCGGCCGAGGGTGACCTGTCGCTCGAGGTGGACTACACCACCGCCGAGGCCGGCGTGTACCCGATCGCCCTGGTCAGCTACCTCATCGCCTGCAAGGAGTACGAGGACGCGAACATCGCCGAGCTCGTTTCGGCGTACTTCACCTACATGGCCAGCGCCGAGGGCCAGCAGGCCGCTGCCGAGAACGCCGGCTCGGCTCCGATCTCGGACTCGCTGCGCGAGCAGGTCGACGCCGCGATCGCGCTGATCGGCTGA
- a CDS encoding Rho termination factor N-terminal domain-containing protein codes for MAKTSKAERKAYDAMEDAAAAAKKAKKAAKALPPKPSRKLKGLADEAAEAADVSKKKVRKHPKRIAKFAGSVADRLRRATRLTVEKAERKARLQAAAEVVAVDAERAEADAAARKAEAKAMKKAAKKAARAADAAEREAEAAEAALAEELTADTTPEASTARETAAAPETAAEPETAAAPEDSAEPETAAEPGTAPEPESEPKPAPESEPKPAPESEPKPAPEPKPAPKPKPKPKPKAAAKPKAAAKPKAAAKPKAVPKPKAVPKPTAAPKSQPTTKPTSTPAPATDDLAALTVAQLRARARELGKTGYSRLTKAELIELLG; via the coding sequence ATGGCGAAGACGAGCAAGGCCGAGCGCAAGGCGTACGACGCGATGGAGGATGCCGCCGCTGCGGCGAAGAAGGCGAAGAAGGCGGCCAAGGCGCTTCCCCCCAAGCCGTCACGGAAGCTGAAGGGCCTGGCGGACGAGGCTGCCGAGGCGGCGGATGTGTCCAAGAAGAAGGTGCGCAAGCACCCCAAGCGGATCGCCAAGTTCGCCGGCTCCGTCGCCGACCGGCTGCGCCGCGCGACGCGTCTGACGGTCGAGAAGGCCGAGCGCAAGGCGCGCCTGCAGGCGGCCGCCGAGGTGGTCGCCGTCGACGCCGAGCGCGCCGAGGCGGATGCCGCCGCGCGGAAGGCCGAGGCCAAGGCCATGAAGAAGGCGGCGAAGAAGGCCGCGAGGGCGGCGGATGCGGCCGAGCGCGAAGCCGAGGCCGCGGAGGCCGCGCTCGCCGAGGAGCTGACAGCCGACACCACACCCGAGGCTTCCACCGCACGGGAGACCGCCGCCGCACCGGAGACCGCCGCCGAACCGGAGACCGCCGCCGCACCCGAGGATTCCGCCGAACCGGAGACCGCCGCCGAACCGGGGACCGCGCCGGAGCCGGAGTCCGAGCCCAAGCCTGCACCGGAGTCCGAGCCCAAGCCTGCACCGGAGTCCGAGCCCAAGCCTGCACCCGAGCCGAAGCCTGCTCCGAAGCCGAAGCCGAAGCCGAAGCCGAAGGCAGCTGCGAAGCCGAAGGCGGCTGCGAAGCCGAAGGCGGCTGCGAAGCCGAAGGCAGTTCCGAAGCCGAAGGCAGTTCCGAAGCCGACGGCGGCACCGAAGTCGCAGCCGACCACGAAGCCCACGTCGACTCCCGCGCCGGCGACCGACGACCTCGCCGCCCTGACCGTGGCGCAGCTGCGGGCCCGCGCGCGCGAACTCGGCAAGACGGGGTACTCGCGCCTGACGAAGGCAGAGCTGATCGAACTCCTCGGCTGA